ATATGAAAAAGGTTCAAATAAAATAACTGAAAGTGGATTATTTATAGGAGATGGATTTAGAATAGAATTAGATGGATTTAAATCTGGGATGTATGGGATTGACTTGAAACCAAAGGAAGGAAAAAAAGAAGAAAAGAAAAAAGGATTAAAGAGAGAAGAATTACAAAAACCAGATGGATTAGAAGATTATGAGGAAGTAATAGCAAATCAAGATACTTTTTGGAATTCTCTAATATTAGATTTAAATGGAGATGGAATTAAAACTGTAGGACAAGAAAACGGAGTCCATTTTGATCTCGATAATAATGATTTTAAGGAGAAGACGGAGTGGATAAACTCAAAAGACGGCTTATTAACTTTAGATAAAAATAATAATGGGATTATTGATGATGGAAATGAACTTTTTGGAACTGAGACAGAATCTGGATTTGAAATATTAGGAGAATATGATAGTAATTCAGATAATAAAATTGATCAAAATGATGAGATTTATTCTCGATTAAAAGTTTGGCAGGATAAGAATCAAAATGGAGAATCGGAAGCACAAGAATTGTATACCTTAAAAGAATTAGATATTAAGTCTATAGGCCTTGATCATAAAGAAATTTCTAAAGTAGAAGAAAATGGTAATATTATTAGAAACAAAGGAAATTACGAAAATATTAATGGAGAGTTAAATCAAGTAAAGGAATTTTTCCTTGCTAGAGATGTTATTAATACTGAGGAAAGTAAAGTAATTGGAGAAATTGAAGAGATAAAAGGCTTACCAGAATTAAGAGGTTATGGGAATGTACGTTCATTAAGACAGGCTATGTTAAAAGATGATAAATTAATTGAATACGTCGAAGAATTTAGGGCAGAAAAAGACTCACAAAAGCGGCAGGAAATAATGGACAAAATTCTCTTTACTTGGACTGAAAGTGAAGATATTGATCCAGATAGTCGCGCCGGGAGATTTGATGCTAGAAAATTAAATGTATTAGAAAGTTTTTTCGGGACTGAGTTTAATGGTGTGAGAGGTAAAAATCCTATTCATAATGTAATATCAACATTAGAAACTTCTTACGACAAATTATCAGGTATGTTATATTCAGGTTTAATGCTTGGAACTCATTTAAAAGAGGTTAATCAAAATATAATAGTTTCTGAAACTGATAATGGAGAGACATATTATGATTTTAGTAAAGTAAGTAATGTATTTTCAAAGTATGTCAAGGATGATCGCAAATATGCTAAGAGTTTATTAAATGAATTTACTAAGGTTATTAATAGTTATGATCTAGAGAATAAAAGTAATACATTAAAATTTTATGAAGATATATATGAAATAGATAATACCTTATTAAAAGGAAATTTTCATTTTGAAGTAGGGAATGAAAATAATAATGAATTAAATGGTGACAATAATGATGAAATATTAATTGGATTTAAAGAAAATGACAGCATTTCTGGTAATAATGGAGATGATATATTAGTAGGAGGCAAAGGATCAGATTACTTAGAAGGTGGAATGGGAAGTGACATATATGAATTTAGCAAAGGGTTTGGAAGAGATACAGTAAAGGATTATGCAAGTAAAGGATATTTATGGTTTAAAGAATATGATCAGGGAACAGATAAAATAAATCTAACCGACCTTAGTTATGAAGACCTCTATTTCAAACGTCAGTCAGATGATTTAGTTATTAATTCGATTAATAATAAAGAAGATCAAATTAAAGTGGATTCGTGGTTTGATGGAGATGATCATAAAGTAGAAGAGCTATATACAAGTGATAATAAGAAGATTACAGATCATCAAATAGAACAGTTAGTACAAGAAATGGCTGCTTTTGAAACTGATTCTGGAATTACTTGGACGCAGGCTATTAAGGATGAAAAAGAAGAAGCCTTAGATATTTTAGCAACTCATTATAGTAATGCTAATTTAGAGATGAATAAATAAAGTTTTTAAGCCGGAGAAGCTTCTCCGGCTTTTTAAAGTTTTAATTTAAATTTTCACTGGACATGAAACTTTTTCTATGATAAAATTATTCTTGTCAATGATTATAAAATAATTGACGAAAAATTAACAGGTTATAATTTATGGAGGGATTCAAGTGATTTTATCAGGAACAGTTAAATGGTTTGATGCAAAAAAAGGTTATGGATTCATTGAGAGTGAAGAAGGAGAAGACATTTTTGTTCATTATTCTGCAATTGAAGAAGAAGGATTTAAAACTTTAGAAGATGGACAAGACGTAGAATTTGAGATTGTTGAAGGAGATAAAGGTCCCCAAGCTGAAAATGTAGTTAAAATATAAGTTTATAGATGAGTGTTTTAAAGTTATAAACTTAATATAAGTTCATAGACCTTTGACCAAAGTTATTTAAAGCTTAGACGGGTTAACCCGTCTAAGCTTTTTATTTTTTAATTTAAATTTTAAATGTAGAATTAACAGAATAAATAAGAATAAAAAATTCATAACTGCAAACAATATACTCGATAATGAAAATAAAATGGAGGCATAAAAAATGAAAAAAATAGCTATTGTATTAATTATAATGCTCTTTTTAAGTATAGGAGGTTGGGCAGTAAATAGTTATATGTGTCAACAGACAGAACCAGCCCAATCAAGGTGGGCGCCAAACTTTTGGAGCTTAT
This portion of the Sporohalobacter salinus genome encodes:
- a CDS encoding cold shock domain-containing protein; this encodes MILSGTVKWFDAKKGYGFIESEEGEDIFVHYSAIEEEGFKTLEDGQDVEFEIVEGDKGPQAENVVKI